The following is a genomic window from Crossiella equi.
CGATAAGGTCACCCCATGGGGGAACAGCGCCGCTGGGCGCGCCTGGGTGGCTTCGTGCTCGTCGGTGGCCTGGCGGTCGTCTTCGGCTGCCTGCTGCTCCTGCTGCTCACCGGCCGCACCGGGGTGAACTACAGCGCCGACCACGACGGCACCCTGCCGCTGTGGCTGCTGGTCGTCCCGGCCCTGCTGGGCATCGCGCTCACCCGCGTGTTCCCGCCGCGGCTGCGGTGGGAGAACCCGTTCGGCCGCCACCTGGAACGCACCCGCCGCGAGTCGGCCTGGCTGGTGGTGCTGGCGGTGCTGTTCGCGGTGGCGATGGTCGTGCAGGAGAGCCCGCTGGTCTTCCTGATCGCCAAACCCCTGCTGCTGGTGGTGATCCCGCTGGTGCTGTTCGCGGTCAACCGCCGCGGCGGCGCGCCGCGGGAGAAGTGGCAGCCGCTCGGCACGGCCCGCCTGCTGGCCCCGGTCCTGCCGGTGGCGGTGTTCCTGGCGCTGACCTACCTCATCGGGGTGTACCCGGACTCCACGACCATCCCGCCGTGGGACGTGATCGTGGCGGTGTTCCTGTTCAACGCGGTGTTCGAGGAGCTGTTCTACCGCCGCTGGCTCCAGTCGCGGCTGGAGGCCGTGCTGGGCATGTGGCCCGCCATCGTGCTGGCCGCCCTGCTCTGGGCGGTCTGGCACGTGGGCATCATGTCCCACCACGGCCTCGGCCTGGGCATCCTCACCGTGCTGGCCGGTCACGGCATCCGGGGGCTGTTCCTCGGCTACCTGTGGGCGCGGTACCGCAACTTCTCCGCGCTGCTCCTCACGCACGGGGTGATCAACGCCCCGTTCGTGCTGACCGGCCTGGTGTAGAGCGGCCTGGTGTGAGCGGCTAGAGGGTTTTCGCCGTGGGTGTTCCCTGTCGATCGGCCGCTCCCGGACAGCTGGCTTCCGAACGGCCTTCCCGGGTGCACTTGAGGGTTCGTGCGACCTGACCAGAAAACCCCACGACTCGTGTGGCCAGACCAGGCAACCCCACGACTCGGACGGCCTGACCAGGCAACCCCACTGCTCGTGCGGCCTGACTAGGCGTGTTGGCCGGGCCGGTACCTCGTGTTGGCATGGAGGGGACGGCCGTTCCCCCGAGGCCGAAGGCCAAGGGGTGGCCCTCCCTGGAGGGCCAACACGAGGTACCGGACCGGCCAACACGCCCGGCCGGTGGGCGAGACGGCGTAGCCGTGAGCCCGGGGTAACGCCCCCCGGGGTGTAGGACTGATGGGTTGCTCCGGGCTTACGGCTGCGCCGTTTCGCCCCGGGGCCGGGCGTGTTGGCCGTGTGGGTACCTCGTGTTGGCCCTGCGTGGAGGCCGCCCCTGCGGCCCTTCGGGCCTGGGGGAACCGGCCGTCCTCTCCGTGCCAACACGAGGTACCCACACGGCCAACACGCCTAGTGAGGCCGCACGAGCCGTGGGTTTTCCTGGTCTGGCCGTCCGAGTCGTGGGGTTGCCTGGTCTGGTCGCACGAGTCGTGGGGTTTCTGGTCAGGCCGCACGAACCCTGAGGGCTACCGGGGCAGGCCGCGCGAACCGTCAGGTCACGAGGGCCGTCCGAGCCGTTTGTGCCCGAGACAACGCCGTCCGGAGGGCTCAACACCCACGGCGAAAACTCTCTAGACCACCGCCCCGGAGCCCGCGCGCTGCCTGCCCTGCGGCTTCTTCGCCCGGGTCCGCCCGGCGCCGGGGGACTTGGTGTCCAGCAGCACCGCCAGCGGTGCGGCCGTGGCCACCGTGGAGATGGTGCCCGCCACCACGCCGACCAGGACCGCGAGGGCGAAGTCGGCGAGCGAGCCGTCACCGAGCAGCATCAGGCACAGCAGCACCGCGAGCACACCGACACCGGTGTTGACCGTGCGCGGCAGGGTTTGCAGCACCGCGGTGCCCGCGATGCGGTGGAACGGTTCCCGGGGCCGCAGGCCGCGCAGCTCGCGCACCCGGTCGAAGACCACCACGGAGTCGTTGACCGAGTAGCCGATCACGGTGAGCAGCGCGGCCAGGAACACCGCGTCCATGGTGATGCCGAGCCAGGAGAACAGCCCGAGCAGTACGAGCACGTCGGTGACCAGGGCGCTGACCGTGGCCAGGCCCAGCCGCCAGTCGAACCGCACGGCCAGGTAGACCAGCTGCGCGGCGACCGCGATGAGCAGGGCGAGCACGGCCTTGCTGCGCAGCTCGTCGCCGAGGCTGGGCCCGATCAGCTCGCTGCGCACCTGCCGCGTCTCGCCGCCGAGCCCGGCGAGCACGTCCTTGGCCTTGGCGGCCTGGGTGTCGTCGACCGGCCCGGTGCGGATGGCCAGCGCCTTGTCGCCGCTGGCCGAGACGGTGGTCCGGTCGAACCCGGCCGCCTGCAACGCCTCCCGGGCCGCCTCGGGGCTGACCTGCTGCGCGGTGGTGTACTCGAGCAGGCGGCCACCGGTGAACTCGACGCCGAGCTCGGGGCCGCGGACGAACAGACCGAGCGCGATGAGCACGGTGACCACCCCGGTGGCGAGCAGCCAGCGCTTCGGGTTGGCGTAGAGCCCGGAGAACCGCCCGGACAGCCAGGTGCGCACGCGCCCGAGGTGCCCGAGCCCGGTGAGCCAGGGCCGCTTGGCGACGAACTCGTTGTCGCAGACGAGCAGCAGCAGCACCCTGGTGAGCACGAGCGCGCTGAACAACGAGGCCAGCACACCGATGGACAACGTCACCCCGAAGCCCTGCACGGGCCCCGTGGCGAGGAAGAACAGCAGTGCGGCGGCCAGCAGCGTGGTGACGTTGGAGTCGGCGATGGCCGACACGGCCCCCTTGAACCCGCCCTCGACGGCGCGGTTGAGCCGCTGGCGGGGCGCGAGCCCGGACCGGGCGGCGAAGTCCTCGCGGGCCCGCTCGAACACCAGCACGTTGGCGTCCACCGCCATGCCGACGGCGAGTACCAGACCGGCCAGGCCGGGCAGGGTGAGCGTGGCCCCGATGGCCAGCAGCGAGGCGTAGGACAGGGCGGCGTACCCGGCGAGCGCGAGCACGGCGAGGAACCCGACGAGCCGGTAGACCACGATCAGGAACAGCCCGGTGATGGCGATCCCGAGCAGGGCGGCCCAGGCGCTGGCCTCGATGGCCTCGGCCCCGAGCGTCGGACCGACGGTCCGCTGCTCGATGACCTCGACGGGCAGCGGCAGGGCCCCACCCTTGATCAGCAAGGACAGCTCGTTGGCCTCGGCCTGGGTGAACTTCCCGGTGATCCGGGTGTTGCCCCCACCCATCCCGGCCTGGCACCCGACACTCGGGTCGACCTGCGGCGAGGAGATGACCTTGTTGTCCAGCACGATGGCGACCCGCCGCTGCGGGTTCCCGTCGGGGAAGCAGGCGGCCTGCCCGGTGAGCTTGCGCCAGCTCTCACTCCCGGGCCCGGAGAAGTCGATGGTGACCTGCCATCCGGCCCCCTGCGGCACCGGCCCGGACCCGGCCCCGGAGATGTTCTCCCCGGTCACCTGCGAGGCCCCGAGCCGAAGCGCGGCCCCGGACTCGTCGGGCAGCACGACTTCCCCCTGGCCCGCTGGTGTGCCGGGCGCGACGACCCCGAGCACGGGATGCATGGTCAGCTGCGCGGTCCGCCCCAACACGGCGACGGCCTCAGCCGGGTCCTGCACCCCGGGCAGCTCAACGATGATCCGGTTCTCCCCGGACCGCACCAGCGTGGGCTCGGCCACCCCGAGCCCGTCCACGCGCCGCCGGATGACCTCCAACGCCCGATCGGTGGCACCGGCATCAGCGGCCACGGTAGGTGTGGACTTGGCCTCGAGAACGATCTGCGTACCCCCGCGAAGATCAAGCCCGAGCCGGGGAGCGGTGGACAACACAAGATAGGAAGCGGTGACCAACACGGCAAGGGACAACAACCCCCGCACAAGCAGCCCCCGCCACGCCTGCGGACGCGACAAAGTAAGACTCCTCCAGGAAAAAGTTCCGTCCACTCAGGACGGCGAATGAGAGTTCATTTCCCTGGAAGGAAAGGCGGCCCACGTGTAGGCGCCTGCCGAGCAGCCACCTGGTCGACGGAGGGCGGCGAGTCGGGCCCGACCCACCCGGCCCCAACCCCGGGGTAGGCCACCGCAACCACGGGCAACCCGGACGGCAGCTCCCAGAAGTGCTGATGCGCCTGGGGATTGGCCACCGCGACCCGCTCGGCCGGGTGGTTCAGCCGGGTATCCCGGTGATCGGAACTGGAGCCCCCGAGATGCACCGACACGGCCACTTCGTGGGGCCGGTGCACACTGGGCTGGGCGGAGGCCACGGGGGCGACCGCGAGGGTGAGCAGACCGGAGAGCAGGACGGCGTAGAGCAGGCGGAGCAGACCGTGACGCGGCAGTTCGCGCACACCCCACCCCCTGTAGTCGACTGGTCCGGTTACGGGGCCAGTCTAGACCTTGGGGGGAGAAGGGGAAGCCCGGTTCGGGGGGCCTGTGGAGAACCCGGTCGCCGGACGGCCGAACACCCCGGAACCGGCTACCGCACAGACGCTTTGGCGAACCCCAGTGCCACGAAGCCCATCTGCGGGGTTGGTGCCGAGCATCTACGCGGCCGTCAGCCGCCCAACACAAGACCAGCTCCGCTCAGCAACTGATCCGCGGCTCTTTGGCCCTCCTGGGGATCTGCCTGCCCGGCGAGGGCATGCTTTTGATTTGATCGAAGATCACATGCTCTCAAAATGAAGATCAAGAGAATGTCCTCGCCGGACGGGCAGCGTCCTGGAACGGCATCGAAGACCGCAGATCAGTTGCTGTGCGGTGCGGGATTGTGTTGGGCGTCCCGCGGTCTCGTAGACGTCGGGCTGCGGTGGGGCTGCTCCGCGGCCAAAAGCAAAATCAGGGCTTCGCCCGCAGCTTCGCCAAGGTCAGCACGTCGCCCCGGATGCCCCACCCCCCGTCGGCGACCTCGTCCACCAGCACCATGGTGTTCGCCCGGGCCTCCTCCCCGAACAGCTCCACGTACAGCTCCGTCACCTTGACGACAAGCCGCTCCTTCTCCTCGGGCCCGATCAACCCGGCAGGCACCTTCAAGTTCGCGAATGGCATGCCCCCACCCTCCACCGCGCCCGCCACCCGGACCAGGGGCCGCCAACCCCTGCCTCACCGAGCTCCCGGGTGATACTGGGACCGTGGACCTGCACGCCCTCGGTGCCTTCCTGCACACCCGTCGTGACCGCCTCACCCCACCCGAGGTCGGGCTCCCGTCCGGGGAGCGTCGCCGCGTACCCGGGCTTCGCCGCGATGAGGTGGCGGGGCTGGCTGGGGCGTCCGTCGACTACTACACCGAGCTGGAGCGGGGGCGCGGGGCGCAACCATCCACACAGGTCCTCCTCGCGCTCTCCCGGGCCCTGCGGCTGGACGCCGACGAGCACGACCACCTCTTCCACCTCGCCGGGCAGCGCGTGCCGCCCGCCAGTGATCCCGTGGTCCGCGTCCAGCCGACCTTGTTGGCGCTCCTGGACCGGTTGGACGGGACGCCCGCGCAGATCCTCACCGACCTGCACGAGACGCTCGTGCAGAACCCGCTCGCCGTTCGGCTGGTCGGTGCTCCCGAGCACGACGAGTGGCCCCGGGCGAGTTTCCTGTACCGGTGGTTCACCGAGGCCGGGATCCGTGGCCGGTATCCCGAGGAGGACCACGCGCACCACTCCCGCGTCCTCGTCTTCGATCTCCGGGCCGCCGTGGCCCGGCGCGGGTTCGTGGGTCCGGCCGCGGAGCTGGTGGCCGAGCTTCGTGGGGGCAGCCCCGAGTTCGCCGCGTTGTGGGACACCGGGGACGTGGCCGTGCGGCGTGGGGAGTTCAAGCGGATCAACCACCCTGAGCTCGGGGTGGTCCAGGTGCGCTGCCAGAACGTGTTCAGTGAGGACGGTCGGCAGCGGCTCCAGTTCTTCACCGCCCCCGACGGGGCGCCCGAGCCCGGTCTCAGCGTTTGACCAGTGGCAGGTCCCGGCTCACCGGGCGGAAACCCACGCCGTGGAACAGGCCGCGGGCCCGGGGGTGGCCTGGCGCGCCCAGGCAGGGCACCGTGACGTGGGTCGCCCCGGCCTCGCGGGCCAGGTGCATGCCGTGCCACAGCATGGCCGTGCCCAGGTGCCGGCGCCGGTGGTCCGGGTGGGTGCCCACCGGTTCGAACTCCGCGGTGCGGTTCACCTCGTCCAGCCACAGGATCGTGGAGGCCGCCATCGTGCCGTCCGGTGCCTCGACGAGCACGTGCAGGTCCGCGCGGTAGCCCGGGCTGCGGCGCACACCCTCGTAGCTGGTCGCGTCGTAGGTGGTCGGGGTCCAGGCGGCCACGTGCGCCTGGACCGCCGCGTCCGGACCGGCGTCCTCGGCGGTGCGGAAGCGGTAGCCGGGTGGCAGCACCGGGGCGGCCAGGTCCGCCAGGTCCCGTTCGTTGAGCTGGGTCCAGGAGCCGTTGTCGCCCAGTTCGGCCGGGTCCGGCTCGTAACCGTGTGCGGTCCACTGGGAGAGGGCCGCCTCGTCGGCGGCCTGGGCCAGTACGGTGCGCTCTCGTCCGGTCGCGACCTCGTCGAACCAGGTGATGACCTCCGGCAGCAGTCCGGCGTGGTCGGGGTGGACCTGGTGGGCGAGGTAGGCGCTCGCGCCGAGCGTCACCCAGCCCCAGGCGACCAGCTCGTCCCCGTCGAACCACAGCCTGCGCCGCCACCGCTCGCCCCGGGCGACCCGGTTCCGGCCCCAGTTCCACGCCAGCTCCCCGTAGGCGGCGTCACTGTTCACCAGGTCCGGTCGCACGGCCGTGACCCGTTGGGCCAGGCCCTGCATGAGCCGCAGGTCCGCGGCCGTCACCCGCGCGGGCCGCCACACCGAGCTCGGCAGCACCGCCACGCCCTCCAGGGAGCGCGGCACCGGCACGTCGTACCGGGCCACCCGGTCGAAGAGCTCCTTCGGCAGGTACGGCCGCCGGGGGTCGCCGACCAGCACGAGCGCGCCGCGTTCGGCCGCCCGGCGCAGGAACGGCAGCACCGCCGAGCCCATGTCCTGGTCGTAGAACACGTCCCCGGCCAGCACCACGTCCGCGTCCACAGTGGACGAGAGCACGTCGGCGACCAGCGGGGCCAGCGCGACCCCGTTCACCTCGGCGTTGAGCCGCGTGGCCACCAGCGCCACCGGGTCCACGTCGCACGCGGTCACCGCCGCCGCACCGGCCCGTGCCGCGGCGATCGCCACCAGCCCGGAGCCGCACGCCAGGTCGAACACCCGCCGCCCGGCCACGAGCCCGGGGTGGTCCAGCACGTACCGCGCCACCGCCTGCCCACCAGCCCACGGGAACGCCCAGAACGGCGGCTCGGCGGCCCCGGTCAGCTCCCACAGGGCGGTGATGTCCTCGGCCTCGTGCAGTTGGACCTCCGGTACCAGCCCGCTCGCGCGGACCGTCGTGTGTTCCCGTACGAACGCCTCGGCGTCCACGGCAGCCTCCTCAGGCAGGCATCAGCACGGTCATGGACTCCTCGACGTGCCGGAAGCCCAGCCGCTCGTACAGGGTGCGCGCCGGGTTGCCCTCGGTGACCGCGAGCCCGATGGCGGGCAGCCCGTCCGCCGCGGCCTGCGCGACCGTCCGGCGCAGCAGCGCCGCACCCAGCCCCCGGTAGGCGGGATCGGGGTCGCGGAAGACCTGCGCGATCCACGGCCCGCCCAGCGGGGGCACGCCGATTCCCGTGCTCGCGACGACCCCGGCCACCACGTCCTCGCCGTCCAGCACCAGGCCGCCGCACCGCAGCAGCGGTCCCCGCCAGCGCCCGGAGAGCAGGTCGTCCAGGTCGTGGCGGTGCGCCTCGGGGTCCAGCACGTGGTCGGGGTGGCCGGGCGGGTAGGCGCGCCGCAGCGCCGGGTAGACCCGTGCCACCGGCAGGTCCACGGGCGTGACGCGCAGCCCGGCGGGCAGCTCCGGCTCGCGCCAGGCCGGGTCCACCGGGCCGGACAGGTCGTAGCTGAGGCTGTGCCCGTGCCGGACCAGCGTGCCGCCCTTGGCCTTGGCCGCCAGCGCGATCTCCGGCGGGCCGCTGAACACCCAGCCCGCGCACCGCTCCAGCAGCACCTCGACCACCTCGGTGGGCTCGGCGTCCACCGCCACCAGGTCCGCCGCGCACGGCAGCCCCATGCGCGTGGACAGCCGGTAGCGCGCCAGCACCCGCCCGGTGTGGTCCAACAGCTCCTCGTGCACAGCCCGCTCCCTACTCCCGCGACGCCGGTGGCCACACCGCCGCGTCCAGCACACCCGTGGTGTAGGCCCGGGCCACCAGCGCGGTGCGGTTGGCGGCCTGGAACCGTCGGCACAGCTGGGTGACGTGGTAGGTCACCCCGTCCGGGGTCAGTCCCACCGCGGAGGCGATCGCCGAGGTGGTGTCCCCGGCCGCGACCCTAGTGAGGATCTCCGTCTCCCGCGTACTGAGTTCCGGGGGCGTGTCGGCGGTCCCGGGGGTCTCCGGGTCGGCGGCCAGGGTCAGCAGCAGGCTCGCCTCCACGTCCTTGACCACCTGGAGGGTGAGCGTGCCGGTGCGCGTGCGGCCGGTGCGGCGCGGGGCCCACCGGACGGCCAGGGTGCGGCGGCCCCGGGCGCCCGAGCCCAGCTCGCGCATCAGCCGGTCGTGCGCGTCCTGCTGCCTGGCCGCCATCAGCGTGGTCAGCACGGTGCCGTGCAGGCGGGCCGGGCTGGTGCCGAGCAGGGCGGCGAACTCCGGGTTGACCAGGTCCAGCGTGCCGTCGGTGCGGGAGATCGCGGCGGGCACCGGCACGCGGTCCAGCAGCGCGGTGAACCGGTTGCGCCACAGCGTGGCCTCCCGGCGCGCGGCGCGGAACTCGGTGACGTCGAACAGGATCGTGCCCACGTGCGGGGCCGCACCGCCGGGCTGCGGCAACGGGAAGCGGTAGCCGGACCACTCCGACTCCCCACCCTCGCCGTGCACGCGCAGCCGCACCTGGCGGGCCAGCCCGGACAGCAGCACCGCCGCGCTCTGCTCCGCGGTCTGCTCGGCCACCTCCGGCGGCAGCACCTCGTGCACGGTGCGCCCCACGACCTCCGCCAGCGGGCGGTCCAGCAGGCCCAGGCCGGTGTCGCGCACCCAGACGTAGCGGTGCGCCTCGTCGGTGATCGTGGCCAGCACCGGGGCGTGCGCGACGAACTGGGCCAGCCGCTGCTCGGCCTGCGCCAGCGCGGCGCGGTCGGCGTGCCAGTCGCTGACCTCCACCGCGACCACGCCCAGCGCCGGGCCGTGCGGGGTGCGGACCAGGAGCTTGTGCCCGGCCAGCCACAGCCGCCGCTCCGGCTCACCCGGCAGCCGGGCCGCCACCGGGTCGCTGGGCCGCCACCGCACCGGCTCGCCGGTGCGCCACACGCGCTCGTCCTCGGCCATCGGCGCGGCGGCCGCGGGACCGAGCCAGTCGGCCAGCGTGGTGCCCGGCAGCGTCTCCGCGGTGGCCCCGAGCAGCCGCAGGTAGCCGGGGGAGGCCCAGGTGAACCGGCCCTCCCGGTCGCGCAGCGCGGCCAGGGCGCCGGAGGCGGCGAGCAGCTCGGCCAGCCCGAGCCGGTCCACGAGGTCGGTCACAAGGAGGAAAGGCTAGCCGATCACTACAAGATCTTGTAGTCGGATGGCCGTCGAGGGGGCTCACCCGGGTGCACTCTTGATCCGTCAAGACACCACCTGACAACGAAGATCGGGGACACGACGATGAGCACGCCGGACACAGTGGCCATTCCGCACCCGCCCTACCGCATCCCGGTGGTCGGCGACGCCTTCGGCTCACCCGCCGACCGCGTCCTCCAGTCGGCCATGGACCAGGCGCGCGAGCTCGGCCCGATCTTCACCCGCAAGTTCTTCAACAGCGAGGTCGTCTTCGTCTCCGGCGCCGACCTGGTCGCCGAGCTGGCCGATGAGGACCGCTTCGCCAAGCACGTGGGCGCCGCCCTGGTCACCATCCGCGGCCTCACCGGCGACGGCCTGTTCACCGCGTTCAACGACGAGCCCAACTGGGCCAAGGCACACGACATCCTGCTGCCCGCCTTCGCCATGAGCTCCATGCGCACCTACCACCCGACCATGCTGGACGTGGCACGCAAGCTCATCGCCCACTGGGACGCCCACGAGACCGTGGACGTGGCCGCGGACATGACCAAGCTGACCCTGGACACCATCGGACTGGCGGGCTTCGGCTACGACTTCGGCTCCTTCGAGAGCGAACAGGACCACCCGTTCGTCACCGCCCTGGTGCGCGGCCTGGCGCACGCGCAGGCCAAGCTGCGGCACATCCCCGGCATGGACTTCCTCTACCGCAAGGACGAGGAGCAGTTCGGCAAGGACGTGGCCTTCCTCAACCACGTGGTGGACGAGGTGATCAAGGAGCGGGTGGCCTCCGGCGACACCAGCACCGACGACCTGCTCGGCCTCATGCTCAACGCCCCGCACCCCCGCAGCGGCGAGCCGCTGGACGAGGTCAACATCCGCAAGCAGGTGATCACCTTCCTGATCGCCGGGCACGAGACCACCTCCGGCACGCTGTCCTTCGCGCTGCACAACCTGGTGAAGAGCCCGGCCGTGCTGGCCCGCGCCCAGGCCGAGGTGGACGCGCTGTGGGGCGATGTCGAGGACCCCGAGCCGAGCTTCGAGGACGTCGGCAAGCTCCGGTACGTGCGGCAGATCCTCAACGAGACGCTGCGCATGTGGCCCACCGCCGCCGCCTTCAGCCGCCAGGCGTTGGAGGACACCGTCATCGGCGGCAAGTACGCGGTGCGCAAGGGCCAGCCGCTGGTGGTGCTCGCGCCGATGCTGCACCGCGACGCGGTGTGGGGCGACAACGTGGAGGCCTTCGACCCGGAGCGGTTCAGCCCGGAGCGGGAGAAGGCGCGCCCGGTGCACGCGTTCAAGCCCTTCGGCACCGGCGAGCGGGCCTGCATCGGCCGCCAGTTCGCGCTGCACGAGGCCACGCTGCTGCTGGGCCTGCTGATCCACCGCTACCGCTTCCTGGACGTGGACAACTACCAGCTCAAGCTCAAGGAGACCCTGACCATCAAGCCGGACGGCCTGCGCCTGGGCCTGGCCCGCCGCACCCCGGCCGACCGGATCGCGCCGGTGGCCGCGCCGGAGCACCACGAGGTGCGCAGGGCGGCCGGGCGCGCCCGCCAGGGCACCGCGCTGACCGTGCTGCACGGCTCCAACCTCGGCACCTGCCGCGCCTTCGCCAAGGAGCTGGGCGAGGCGGGGGAGCAGCGCGGGTTCACCACCTCGGTGGCCCCGCTGGACGCCGCGGTGGACGCGCTGCCCACCGACGCGCCGGTGGTGGTCGTGGCCGCCTCCTACAACGGCCGCCCCACCGACGACGCGCTCAAGTTCTGGGACTGGCTGGAGACCTCGCCCTCACTCGACGGGGTGAAGTACGCGCTGCTCGGTGTCGGCGACCGCAACTGGGCGGCGACCTACCAGCACGTGCCCACCACCATCGACGCCCGCCTGGCCGAGCTCGGCGCGCGGCGCCTGCTGCCCCGCGGCGAGGCGGACGCCTCAGCCGACCTCTCCGGTGCGGTCGCGGACTGGAGCGAGGAGATGTTCACCGCGCTGCTGGCCGAGTACGGCGACCCCGACGCCGTGGTGACCGCGCCGGAGCGCACCGACGGTCCGCGCTACGCGGTGCGCACCCTGTCCGGCCCGGTGACCGCCGCCCGCGACGCACGGCACGAGGTGCTGCCGATGACCGTCGTCGAGACCGGTGACCTGGCCGACCTCGGGCACCCGCTGGGCCGCTCGAAGCGCTTCCTGCGGGTGGCCCTGCCCGAGGGCGTCACCTACCGCACGGCCGACCACCTCACCGTGCTCCCGGCCAACGCCCCCGAGCAGGTCGAGCGCGCCGCCCGCGTGCTGCACCTGGACCTGGACGCGGTGCTGGAGGTCTCCGACCGGCGGCCGGGCCGGGGTGCGCTGGGCATCGACCGCCCGGTGACCGCCCGCCAGCTGTTCACCCACTTCGTCGAGCTGCAGGACCCGGCCACCCCGGCCCAGGTCGCGGTGCTCGCCGAGCACAACCCGTGCCCGCCGGAGCGCAAGGCCCTGGAGGCCCTGGCCGCGACGCCGGACGGCCGCTCGGTGCTGGACCTGCTGGAGGTCAACCCGGCCTGCCAGGTGACCCTGGAGCTGGTGCTGGAGCTGCTGTCCCCGCTGCGCCCCCGGCACTACTCGATCTCCTCCTCGCCCGCGAGCCAGCCGGGTGCGGTGGACCTGATGGTGTCGCTGCTGTCGGCGCCCTCGCGGTGCACCGACGGCACCTTCCGGGGCGTCGGCTCGGCCTACCTGACCGGACTGTCCGAAGGGGACACCGTGCTGGCCAGGGTCCAGCCGTGCCGCGAGGCCTTCCGCATCGACCCGGCCGCGGCCACCCCGGTGATCATGGTCAGCGCGGGCACCGGCCTGGCCCCCTTCCGCGGCGCGGTGGCCGACCGCGTGGCGGCAGGCAGCACCGCCCCGGCGCTGTGCTACTTCGGCTGCGACCACCCGGACGTGGACTACCTGCACCGCGCCGAGCTGGAGCGGGCCGAGGCCGCGGGCGCGATCTCGATGCGCCCGGTCTACTCCCAGGCCCCGGAGCACGGCCTGCGTTTCGTGCAGCACCGCGTCGCGGCCGAGGCCGAGGAGGTCTGGGCGCTGCTGGCGGCCGGTGCCTCGGTGTACGTGTGCGGTGACGGGGCGCGCATGGCCCCGGGCGTGCGCGAGGCCTTCGTCGAGGTGCACCAGAAGCACACCGGCGGCACCCGCGAGCAGAGCGAGGCCTGGCTGGCCGACCTCGTCGCGGGCGGCCGGTACATCGAAGACGTCTACTCGGGGTGACGGCGGCCCGTCCGCCCCGCACAATAGCTGTCCACAGTGGAATCCGGTGAGGAGCAGGTCTGATGGGTGTCGTCGCGTCGATCTTGGTTGGGTTGAACGCACTGATCCACGTGTACATCCTGGTGCTGGAGATGTTCCTCTGGACCACCCCGCGCGGTCAGAAGGCCTTCGGCCTGACCCCGGAGTTCGCCCAGGAGACCAAGACCCTGGGCGCCAACCAGGGCCTGTACAACGGCTTCCTGGCGGCGGGCCTGGTCTGGTCCCTCATCGCGGCCGACCCGGTCGGCTACCAGGCCAAGATCTTCTTCCTGGTCTGCGTCCTGGTGGCGGGCCTGTACGGCGCGGCCACCTCGAGCAAGAAGATCCTGTTCGTGCAGGCGGTGCCCGCCACGCTGGGCCTCATCGCGGTGCTCGTCGCAGGCTGACCACAGATCACCTCCGGGCCCGTCGCTCCCTACTGGGGGCGGCGGGCCCGTTGGTGCCAGATCACCAGGCCGGGTAGGCGTAGCGGAAGCCCTCGGTGTCCGGCGGGGTCTGGCCGAACTCGGCGAGCGCGTCCCGGGTGAGCAGCTCGGTGGCCGTGCGCAGCTCCAGCTTGGCCAGCCAGTCCTGGGGGATCTTGCCCAGGCCGTGCGCGGCGCCGAACAGGTTGCCCGCGATGGCGCCGGTGGAGTCGCTGTCGCCGGTGTGGTTGACCGCGACGCGCATGGTCTCGCGGAAGTCGCCGCCGCCGTGCAGGAAGGCGTACAGGCCGATCGCCAGGGCCTCCTCGCCGACCCAGCCGCCGCCCAGCTCGCGTTCGATGCGCTCCGGGGTGCCC
Proteins encoded in this region:
- a CDS encoding helix-turn-helix transcriptional regulator, whose product is MDLHALGAFLHTRRDRLTPPEVGLPSGERRRVPGLRRDEVAGLAGASVDYYTELERGRGAQPSTQVLLALSRALRLDADEHDHLFHLAGQRVPPASDPVVRVQPTLLALLDRLDGTPAQILTDLHETLVQNPLAVRLVGAPEHDEWPRASFLYRWFTEAGIRGRYPEEDHAHHSRVLVFDLRAAVARRGFVGPAAELVAELRGGSPEFAALWDTGDVAVRRGEFKRINHPELGVVQVRCQNVFSEDGRQRLQFFTAPDGAPEPGLSV
- a CDS encoding tautomerase family protein encodes the protein MPFANLKVPAGLIGPEEKERLVVKVTELYVELFGEEARANTMVLVDEVADGGWGIRGDVLTLAKLRAKP
- the secD gene encoding protein translocase subunit SecD, whose product is MDGTFSWRSLTLSRPQAWRGLLVRGLLSLAVLVTASYLVLSTAPRLGLDLRGGTQIVLEAKSTPTVAADAGATDRALEVIRRRVDGLGVAEPTLVRSGENRIIVELPGVQDPAEAVAVLGRTAQLTMHPVLGVVAPGTPAGQGEVVLPDESGAALRLGASQVTGENISGAGSGPVPQGAGWQVTIDFSGPGSESWRKLTGQAACFPDGNPQRRVAIVLDNKVISSPQVDPSVGCQAGMGGGNTRITGKFTQAEANELSLLIKGGALPLPVEVIEQRTVGPTLGAEAIEASAWAALLGIAITGLFLIVVYRLVGFLAVLALAGYAALSYASLLAIGATLTLPGLAGLVLAVGMAVDANVLVFERAREDFAARSGLAPRQRLNRAVEGGFKGAVSAIADSNVTTLLAAALLFFLATGPVQGFGVTLSIGVLASLFSALVLTRVLLLLVCDNEFVAKRPWLTGLGHLGRVRTWLSGRFSGLYANPKRWLLATGVVTVLIALGLFVRGPELGVEFTGGRLLEYTTAQQVSPEAAREALQAAGFDRTTVSASGDKALAIRTGPVDDTQAAKAKDVLAGLGGETRQVRSELIGPSLGDELRSKAVLALLIAVAAQLVYLAVRFDWRLGLATVSALVTDVLVLLGLFSWLGITMDAVFLAALLTVIGYSVNDSVVVFDRVRELRGLRPREPFHRIAGTAVLQTLPRTVNTGVGVLAVLLCLMLLGDGSLADFALAVLVGVVAGTISTVATAAPLAVLLDTKSPGAGRTRAKKPQGRQRAGSGAVV
- a CDS encoding CPBP family intramembrane glutamic endopeptidase, which translates into the protein MGEQRRWARLGGFVLVGGLAVVFGCLLLLLLTGRTGVNYSADHDGTLPLWLLVVPALLGIALTRVFPPRLRWENPFGRHLERTRRESAWLVVLAVLFAVAMVVQESPLVFLIAKPLLLVVIPLVLFAVNRRGGAPREKWQPLGTARLLAPVLPVAVFLALTYLIGVYPDSTTIPPWDVIVAVFLFNAVFEELFYRRWLQSRLEAVLGMWPAIVLAALLWAVWHVGIMSHHGLGLGILTVLAGHGIRGLFLGYLWARYRNFSALLLTHGVINAPFVLTGLV
- a CDS encoding GNAT family N-acetyltransferase; the encoded protein is MDAEAFVREHTTVRASGLVPEVQLHEAEDITALWELTGAAEPPFWAFPWAGGQAVARYVLDHPGLVAGRRVFDLACGSGLVAIAAARAGAAAVTACDVDPVALVATRLNAEVNGVALAPLVADVLSSTVDADVVLAGDVFYDQDMGSAVLPFLRRAAERGALVLVGDPRRPYLPKELFDRVARYDVPVPRSLEGVAVLPSSVWRPARVTAADLRLMQGLAQRVTAVRPDLVNSDAAYGELAWNWGRNRVARGERWRRRLWFDGDELVAWGWVTLGASAYLAHQVHPDHAGLLPEVITWFDEVATGRERTVLAQAADEAALSQWTAHGYEPDPAELGDNGSWTQLNERDLADLAAPVLPPGYRFRTAEDAGPDAAVQAHVAAWTPTTYDATSYEGVRRSPGYRADLHVLVEAPDGTMAASTILWLDEVNRTAEFEPVGTHPDHRRRHLGTAMLWHGMHLAREAGATHVTVPCLGAPGHPRARGLFHGVGFRPVSRDLPLVKR